Part of the Fundulus heteroclitus isolate FHET01 chromosome 20, MU-UCD_Fhet_4.1, whole genome shotgun sequence genome, CTAACTCTTTGATGCGTAATCAATATGAAGTATTTGTTTATACACTAACGTGTTTTTCCTTATTTGCCTTTCAGGGCTCCAACCTTGTGCCTCTTTGGATGATGTTCCTGATGACTGCTCACGACGCTGAGAAAAGGACAGTGGATCAATAGGAGTTTTGTTTCTCCTTGCCTGGTCCTTCTCCCTCCCTCAAGCTCTCCTTTCTCATTCCTTAATACTAGAGGAGGCAGAGAATAAAATCCCGACTTGGATCTGGGCAGCAGAGatttttctccttctccttcttccTTTCTCCTCCCCCGCCCCCCCGAGGCCctgcctgtgtttacttcagaTATGTGTCCCCTTTCTCTGACTATAGCCTTCCCTGGCCAGGGGCACCTGCTTTTTCTAATGGGTGCTTTACTCCTCATGGTGCCATCCCCCTCTGGAGGTCAACCCCCACCCTTCAAAAGGTTTGCCCTTCCTGACAGTTTGCTCACACATCTGGCCATCCACAACAGGACCGGAGAAGTGTACGTGGGAGCTGTCAACAGGATCTTCAAGCTGTCCAGCAACCTGACTGAACTGCGCAGCCACGTGACGGGTCCAGTGGTGGACAATGAGAAGTGCTACCCTCCTCCCAGTGTTCAGTCTTGTCCCCACGACCTGGCGAGAACCCCCAACGTCAACAAGCTACTTCTTATAGACCACGCCCAGAACCGCCTCATCGCCTGCGGCAGCACCTCACAGGGCATATGCCAGTTCTTGCGACTGGATGACCTCTTTAAGCTCGGCGAGCCTCACCACCGCAAGGAACACTACCTCTCTAGCGTGGCGGAGTCTGGGACCATGTCAGGGGTCATCATAAGCTCCCCTCAAAGTCCCACCAGCAAGCTGTTCATCGGAACCCCTATCGATGGAAAATCGGAGTACTTCCCAACCTTGTCCAGTCGCAAACTGATGGAGAACGAAGAAAATGCTGACATGTTTAGCTTCGTCTATCAGGATGAGTTCGTCTCCTCTCAGCTGAAGATCCCCTCTGACACTCTGTCCAAGTTTCCTGCTTTCGACATCTATTACGTGTACAGCTTCAGTAGTGAACAGTTTGTCTATTATCTAACGATGCAGCTAGATACCAAACTGACCTCACCCGACGCCAGCGGGGAGCAGTTCTTCACCTCAAAAATTGTCCGTCTCTGCATGGACGACCCAAAGTTTTACTCCTACGTGGAGTTCCCCATCGGCTGTACCAAAGACGGGATAGAGTACCGTCTGGTGCAGGACGCCTTCCTTGCCCGACCAGGCCGGCAGCTGGCCAACTCCTTGGGGATTTCCGAGAACGAAGACATCCTCTTCACGGTTTTCTCTCAGGGTCAGAAAAATCGGGCAAAGCCCCCCAAAGAGTCTGCGTTGTGCCTGTTCACCCTGAGGAAGATAAAGGAGAAGATCAAAGAACGAATTCAGTCCTGCTACAGGGGAGATGGGAAGCTCTCTCTACCCTGGCTGCTTAACAAGGAGCTTGACTGCATCAACTCGGTAAGCTcctatttttacttccacaagtTTGGTTGACTAGTTTTGGCTTGAGATTTTGTTCTGATAATGTGGTTAAAATTATCAGCATTGATAAAATCAGATGTAGTAATTTAAGCAGAAAGAGCAAAGTGTGATTCCTGATGCAAAACCTGATTTGTGATTGTTAAATAATAGTGTTCTCTTGCTATATTTGTTGGTATAGATCAACTATGTAGGAATTTGCAAAAAAGGCCATTGCTGTCTGTCTCCTGCTGTCTCCGTTTTCaatgtttctgctttatttcctctgtcccacaaaaaaaaaaccctcttgtGTTGATTCAGTTAGACAGGGGACATCATTAGCCCAGTTCCTTGAATTTGTATTATGTCATTCAGGGAAACGCCCCGACACAGCTACACTCATGCACACAGCATGATTCAGTGCACTGCAATGTAAGATCCTGACTGTATGAGTTTGACCTGGGTTTTAGACATATTTATGAAGTCCACACCACTGACCTTAGGACACTACAGGATAACAGATGCATAGTTTGCAAATGTCCCTTTTTTGTTCCATCACTTAAATAaccaattttaaaatgtttcctgcCTCTTACCACATTTCTAATCATGCCTTTGTATCAAGAAATGCACTAGGTAAAGTAAGTAGgtaacagtttatttatatagcatgcTTTCACAGACAGGATGtgacaaagtgcttcacaactAGGGTAACCCAACAGAATGCATGCCAGTAGACGATACAGAATAGAAACACAGTGCAATCATAAATGCATATCATAAAAGCTCCATTCTAACTAAAAGCATTCAGCGTGTGTTGCATCTAATGGAGTAGGATAGTTCAGAGAAATAGGGCTGTTTGTCTTTGTTGGTTTTCATTAGCAGAAAAGCACAGATGTGTGAAGTAATGCGACTGCCAGGAAGTTCAGCTTTAACTCTCCTTTACCTCTCTTTTACTACTTTCTTTAGATGTACTGTGAATGGTGGTTTTCCGCTCTCATTGTTGctttaatttcttgttttaatcgTTCTAACTGTATCTTTAAGGCTATAAAACAGGATctcatttatttccatttgaTTAAGCAGAGCCGTTGGTGCACCTACCTGTTTGGCTTGCTTTTTTGTGGAACAGTGCAACTAAGCTCACTGTTTAGAGAAACAAGAATCATAGGAAAGTGGCtactttttggattttgtaaaGCTTTTTCTTCTTAATACGCATGTTATCCAATTCTGATTTCTTAAGAAGAATATAAAGACATAGAAAAACAATACTGAAACTAATATTTTTCTCGCCCTGGTGTGAGTGGTCATTATTATATTCATGTTAGCCGCAGAGATAATGTCATACTGTGGCGTGGGAGAAAAGTCGCTGTAAAACaaggttttaacattttaaaacaaaggctAGCTGGGTTGATATCTTAAGCTGTTTGGTTTAGGAATTAGCCTTAGCCATTAGGATAACCAATAAATGGCGGCGTTTGAGTGTATTCCCTAGAAATGTTAGATCCTTACCTTAACTTTAAAATTTCCAGAAAAGCAGCCATTGTTCCCAAATCCAGCATGTTCTGTAACACAGTGGTTGGaagcttaaaaacaaacaaaaaaaccttgAAGACTTTTGCTGCCTGAATCAATCGCCAATGCCTTGACAGGGTATAGAAAACGGTGTTCTAGCTTCTTACATCTCTTGGTGACTCTGACCTCAGTTTAAACACCTTGCTGAAACTGACGTTTTCTGCTCTCTGTAACAGTCTGAACATTAGTGAGTGTTGTTACCTTGTAATGAACAGTTAAGGTGTGTTCACTGATTGGGAAAAAtatttgattatattttttttttacttttttagtttCTAGGAATCAGTTGGTTCAATTACTGCCTTCCTGAAGGTTGAATAAGCATATCCGAGAGAGTACATTGCTATGAGTTTAATTATTACTTTACCTAACACTATTCAGGCAAAGCAATAAGGCAGACAGCTGTTTCCAAGTTGATAATTTTAGCTTTGTTTGAGTGCGCCAATGAAATGTGCACCCAGTGAGCTAGCATCTAAGAGGTCAAACCTCCAAACTTTGAACCTCCCAGGACACGTTTTTGATGCATTTTCCAAGTCGaccacttcttcttttttttttctgttttttttttttgtttgtttttttttacccaggcCACATACCCTTGCCAAGTTTAGTATAAAGAAAGATGGTTGAAGTCGAGTTTTCTTAGGCCATTTGATCAAACTCTAATAACTTCTTAGTCACATGTAGACATCTACAAAAGTATTTCACTTTGCTTGGGGAGATGGCTCTGTTCGTCTGAAATCAACTCTATCAGCTGATACTGTAATGCAATCTTCTTTCattggattttaaaaacagttcctTATTCACATATAGTCAGCCACCAATATGTTTTTACTACCACAACCTCCATGTTCTGTCACAGATTCATTGATCCATTTACTCATAAATTCACTGATATGCCTCACTCTGTTCATCTTTATTCCCTCCATCCCATTCTGCACGACTTGTTACCATGGTTTCTGAGCTGTTGGAAAGGATTACGTCCACCAATAATTTATCACTCAGACAACCTCGGAAAACCTGCCGTCCCTTAAAAGCTGTCATCAATGACGATGTAATGGCTTCACAAAAGAGCTGACTGGCTGACCCCAAGACAGCAGTAGGACCTAGGAGGTCAGCGTCGGGTTAATGATGTCTGCTCCAATGCCCCTTAAAACTGACCTAAAGTCAGCAGCCCAACACTGACCTGAACCTCTGCTTCAAAGGAGCTTGAGCCTGAGCTCATTTTTCAGTCCGGGGGATAGGGGCTCTGCAAAATAACTTAACACAACAAGCagtcaaacagaaaaacagaatgaaacagaaaaaggtAGAAATCACGCATATACAAATATGTCATAATTTGAGTACagcttaaaatgaaaacatgtacATGCTAGTTATAATGCATATAATGCATCCCTGTCATAAAGACAGTGGTATTCATCTTATTTcctacggtggccctgaggtgcaaagcactccaactttaaggaaagcactccaacattaacaaaaatattacaacattaacaaaaatattacaacattaacaaaatcacttcaacattaacgaaagcactccaacaataacgaaagcgctgcaacatttaggaaagcgctgcaacatttaggaaagcgctacaacattaacaaaccggaagaggtacgtcccagtgtgagacctaagaaatcgctgattggactacagcgcgtttttacttttgaaccgaaagttattctggctttaatgtgtttttaaaaaccatgaatgttctcggtgatccaaaccgtaagatgcagtctaaaacgccacttagtctgtttataagtttcgcttttattaattatgcttttttttttaactatgtgcgctgtgtttctgtacctcaacgctctggtctgctcctctcccctccctcccctcggacccaggggcttttatcagcggcagccttatcactacgtttaatgtctctccactcctaccaaaatgtcctaattaaaatcagtaggagagtccgtagctgtgtttcatgctattttctttttaacgacacagaaccaatggcgcttcggtgggcgtgctgccttggcttgaattcaggtgcgcaaaattacgttacatataatttaggtgtgcacttttaagggtcatttcaacaagcttgtaacatcaggagcttcagttcagacccaatattcattctcttccctctaaaggagccctatacagtctttatttatgcttttcccccactgttatccctcgcgcgcagcgcaccagggtaaaatagagcagcagctggatcatgcgtaaagacgcccACCCCCCCAGAAGCAGATTGTATATTATCGTAGTTGATAATGAAACTACAGCTTATCATtaatctatccatgttggtctcatttgtgaacGAGGCGGAGTTTGATCAAGCCTAAAAGGTCCAACATTTTCCGCTCAGCTGTAACCCTTAAAGCATGCAGGGCTGCgtcgttcacgctgcgtctttatgcatgatccgcagctgctctattttaccctggtgcgctgcgCAAGATCGAGGGATAACAGTGGGGggaaagcataaataaagactgtatagggctcccttagagggaagagaatgaatattgggtctgaactgaagctcctgatgttacaagcttgttgaaatgacccttaaaagtgcacacctaaattatatgtaacgtaattttgcgcacctgaattcaagccaaggcagcacgcccaccgaagcgacactggttctgtgtcgt contains:
- the plxna1b gene encoding plexin-A1 isoform X5, producing MCPLSLTIAFPGQGHLLFLMGALLLMVPSPSGGQPPPFKRFALPDSLLTHLAIHNRTGEVYVGAVNRIFKLSSNLTELRSHVTGPVVDNEKCYPPPSVQSCPHDLARTPNVNKLLLIDHAQNRLIACGSTSQGICQFLRLDDLFKLGEPHHRKEHYLSSVAESGTMSGVIISSPQSPTSKLFIGTPIDGKSEYFPTLSSRKLMENEENADMFSFVYQDEFVSSQLKIPSDTLSKFPAFDIYYVYSFSSEQFVYYLTMQLDTKLTSPDASGEQFFTSKIVRLCMDDPKFYSYVEFPIGCTKDGIEYRLVQDAFLARPGRQLANSLGISENEDILFTVFSQGQKNRAKPPKESALCLFTLRKIKEKIKERIQSCYRGDGKLSLPWLLNKELDCINSPLQIDDNFCGQDFNQPLGGTSTIEGIPLFIDKDEGMTSVAAYDYRGNTVAFVGTRNGTLKKILVNSVSRPALLYEKVTVSDGSRPLLRDMLFSPDLQHIYTLTDRQVVRVPVESCEQYTTCGECLGSRDPHCGWCVLHNVCSRKDRCERATEPQRFASDQRQCVELTVQPRNISVTMSEVQLVLQALNVPDLSAGVNCSFEDYVETEGRIQGGHIYCLSPSARDISPITRNKGDMRVVKLYLKSKETGKKFASVDFVFYNCSVHQSCLSCVNGSFPCHWCKYRHMCTQNAYDCSFQEGRVNNSECVDQSP